Within Agarivorans litoreus, the genomic segment TGGTTTCATTTAAACCTCCTTGTAGGTATAAATAATATTATTGTAATAGTTAAAGTACTAATGTTGCTGAAAGCCATCCGCGGTTAAACAGTCCAAACCAATTTAACGCAACACAACCAGATGACTTTCCTTTCCAGACTATTCGCTCTCTATATGACTAGCTGGCGACAAGGTTCCATTTAAACCTGCAATTATCGGTAAAAATGATCATATTGTATTAGTAATACAAAACTATAATGTGGCAAAAGATTGTGATTGTAAAGTGACCGACTTCGCACTATTTGCGATTAATCTTTTTGGCTTCACAAGTCGTGGAATGCAGATAAAAGCAGATTGAGCGATGAAAATATTGATATTGCGAGGAACGAACTTATCGGCAAACTATCAAAGTAAAATAACTGTTTAATAACTTATTAAGTAATGACCTTGAACACCACAACACCAGCAACTAGGTTTTCCAATTGCACCAAATATAAGTGAACACAAGCTAAAACCAATAGGCTTTTTAACCGGCTAACCGCGCCTAGTTTTGTATCGCTAGTCGAGAGAAAAACTCTGCTTAGTTTCACTCCAAACAGAGATTGGTAATACAAATAGGCTATTTACCCACTTAGGTTTATCAGCAGCAGCTATATTGCTATTACTGGTTTAACGCTAACAAATTTTGTTTCTTTGGGCGTTTAGCTTCACTAATTTGGTTGAAATACGCCATTGCTTAAGCAAAACAAGATCAATCTCACAGACAAATGTTCAAAAAACAGGCTTTAATTGTATGACTATTTAGGCTTATCGCTTTAATAGCAAGACAGGGTACTAGCGGTTATAAGCTAAATACGCTGCAAAAAATAATAAGAAAGATATACATCGTTAAAACCTTCATTGCACTGTTGTCGGAACTGTTGGTTTTAATAATTAAACGCGAGAATAAGGACAACATTATGATTTTTGTAGGAATATTCCTGGCATTAGTCGCCTCTTACTTAGTAATAATGGACGTAGCAGCCATACTAAAAAGTCACCAATAAGATAAAAACATGAATAAGACTAACGTTCTAGCCGACGCAGTTTGTCGGTTAGAATACTTTAACAACGACCAAACTTTCCTTCCCATACTCAATTATTTTGTAATCAATTCTTAAAGTATTTTTTCAAGTCAAAGATTTTTGCCGCCAAGTCCTTAAAATAACCCATACTTAGCTCATCGTTTAAATACCCAATATATTATGGACTTAGAAGAAATCTATCGTCGCGACCTTAACTTACTCATAGCTCTAAAAGTACTCATCGAGGAAGGTAGCGTAAGTAAGGCGGCAATCCGCCTGAGCCTTAGTCAATCAGCGATGAGTAGAGTATTAACCCGCCTACGTGACTTACTCAATGACCCTTTGTTTATTCGCCAAGGCCAAGGTTTGGTGCCTACAGAGCGAGCCTTAGAATTGAATCAAGCCTTACAAGGCCCCTTAGAAAACCTGCGTCAGGTACTTAGCCCAAATGTGTTTAACCCAGCAGAGTGCAGCCAGCATTTCACCATCGCCACTACTGACTATGCAATGCAAACCATTCTGCCCTTTGCCCTAGCAAGGATTTATCAGGAAGCGCCAAATATTTCCCTTGAGTTTGCTCCTCTGCAACATGAGCAACTCACCCAGCAGTTATCAGCAGATGGCTGTGATATGGCGATCTGTCGGCCTACTAAATCAATCGCCCCGCTTGCTAAAGAAAGTTTGGGTTTAGTGAGTGTATTTTGTTTACTTGCTAAGCATCACCCATTGGCAAACAAAGAACTCACGCTTAAAGAGTATTTGGCTTACCCACACGCGATGATAGCCATTAGTGATGGAGTGAAAAGCTTGCTGGATGAAGCATTATCTGGTCAAGATAAACCACAACTGCTGCTTCGCGCTTACCACCTAGAAGCAGCCTTAGCAATTAGTGAACAAGTCCCGGTGATTATTACGGTTCCCGCCGACCTAGCCTATTTAGTCGCGGAAAAGAATCAACTGGTAGTTAAACCGCTACCTTTTGAATTTAAGCCTTTTGACTACTCACTGTTATGGCACCCTCGCTGCGAACACTCTGCTCCGCAAATTTGGCTGCGCAATGTAATTAAACAAGAATGTAGCCGCTTAATAAGCAAACGTGTGCAAGACATGGGATTAATAGAATAAGTGCTAAGCAATCAAAAACAGTCCAATAAAAAGCCGACCTTATAGATCGGCTTAGACGTAAGTTACTATGTTTTATAGCTTGATGACCACCCGCCCAGTGACTTGGCCATTAGTTATGGCTTCGGCGTATTCTGCAACTTGCTCTAATTCCACTTCGGTGCACGCTTGCTGGTAGTAACTATCTGGAAGCAACTCTGCTAAACGCTGCCACGCTTTAATCCGTTTAGCACTTGGGCAACTCACTGAATCTATGCCTAACAAGCTAACATTACGCAGAATAAACGGCATAACCGTGGTTGGTAAATCAAAGCCGCCAGCTAAGCCACATGCGGCAACGGCGCCATTGTAATCCATTTGAGCCAGTACCTTAGCCAACACTTTGCTACCCACGGTATCAACTGCACCGGCCCAAACTTGTTTTTCTAAGGCGCGCGCTGGCTCTTCAAACACGCTACGGTCGATAACTCGACTAGCGCCAAGTTCTTCTAATAAAGCACCATTTTGTTCTATTCGACCACTAACAGCAGCCACTTTATATCCCAACTTAGCAAGTAAGGTAACGGCTACTGAGCCAACGCCACCACTAGCACCGGTAACCAAGATTTCACCCGATTCTGGCGTAATACCGGCATCAACTAAAGCTTGCACACATAACATAGCGGTAAAGCCGGCAGTTCCGACCATCATGGCTTGCTTACCACTTAAGCCCTCAGGCAGAGGAACTA encodes:
- a CDS encoding LysR family transcriptional regulator; its protein translation is MDLEEIYRRDLNLLIALKVLIEEGSVSKAAIRLSLSQSAMSRVLTRLRDLLNDPLFIRQGQGLVPTERALELNQALQGPLENLRQVLSPNVFNPAECSQHFTIATTDYAMQTILPFALARIYQEAPNISLEFAPLQHEQLTQQLSADGCDMAICRPTKSIAPLAKESLGLVSVFCLLAKHHPLANKELTLKEYLAYPHAMIAISDGVKSLLDEALSGQDKPQLLLRAYHLEAALAISEQVPVIITVPADLAYLVAEKNQLVVKPLPFEFKPFDYSLLWHPRCEHSAPQIWLRNVIKQECSRLISKRVQDMGLIE
- the acuI gene encoding acrylyl-CoA reductase (NADPH), with protein sequence MFKALVLDQVEKQTTSSIRQLNDADLPESDVIVKVDYSSLNYKDGLAITGKGKIVRNFPMVPGIDLTGTVEQSHDPRYAAGDKVVLTGWGVGEGHWGGMAEKASLKADWLVPLPEGLSGKQAMMVGTAGFTAMLCVQALVDAGITPESGEILVTGASGGVGSVAVTLLAKLGYKVAAVSGRIEQNGALLEELGASRVIDRSVFEEPARALEKQVWAGAVDTVGSKVLAKVLAQMDYNGAVAACGLAGGFDLPTTVMPFILRNVSLLGIDSVSCPSAKRIKAWQRLAELLPDSYYQQACTEVELEQVAEYAEAITNGQVTGRVVIKL